Proteins co-encoded in one Campylobacter ornithocola genomic window:
- the tsaD gene encoding tRNA (adenosine(37)-N6)-threonylcarbamoyltransferase complex transferase subunit TsaD, with protein MKNLILAIESSCDDSSIAIIEKNTFKCIFHTKISQENAHSSYGGVVPELAARLHSEALPKILEKCQKYFNKLCAIAVTNEPGLSVSLIGGVAMAKMLAISLDLPLIAINHLKGHIYSMFLDKKASFDMGVLLVSGGHTMVLFIDEQGKITELARTNDDSFGESFDKVAKMMDLGYPGGAIIEKLAKNTKESDLKFSIPLLHSKDLAYSFSGLKNQVRLEILKEELSLERKSKIAFAFQKAAIAHILNKLEKIFKEHRFKRFGIVGGASANLGLRSQIECLCQSYQCELLLAPLEYCSDNALMIARAACEAYERKEFASIEDDLISPKVKNLQGVL; from the coding sequence ATGAAAAATTTAATTCTTGCTATAGAAAGCTCGTGTGATGATAGTTCTATTGCTATCATTGAGAAAAATACTTTTAAATGCATTTTTCACACAAAAATTTCACAAGAAAATGCACATAGTTCCTATGGTGGGGTTGTGCCTGAACTTGCTGCGAGATTGCATAGTGAAGCTTTACCTAAAATCTTAGAAAAATGCCAAAAGTACTTTAATAAACTTTGTGCTATAGCAGTTACAAATGAACCTGGTCTTAGTGTGAGTTTAATAGGCGGGGTTGCTATGGCTAAAATGCTTGCTATAAGTTTAGATCTACCACTCATAGCTATTAATCACCTAAAAGGACACATCTACTCTATGTTTTTAGATAAAAAAGCTAGTTTTGATATGGGTGTGTTGCTTGTAAGCGGTGGGCATACTATGGTGCTTTTTATTGATGAACAAGGCAAAATCACAGAACTTGCAAGAACGAATGATGATAGTTTTGGAGAAAGTTTTGATAAAGTAGCAAAGATGATGGATCTTGGTTATCCTGGTGGGGCTATCATAGAAAAATTAGCTAAAAATACAAAAGAAAGTGATTTAAAATTTAGTATCCCTTTGCTTCACTCTAAAGATTTAGCTTATAGTTTTTCAGGACTTAAAAACCAAGTACGTTTAGAAATTTTAAAAGAAGAGTTAAGCTTAGAGCGTAAAAGCAAAATCGCTTTTGCTTTTCAAAAAGCAGCTATAGCTCATATTTTAAACAAGTTAGAAAAAATTTTTAAAGAACATAGATTTAAACGCTTTGGTATAGTAGGTGGAGCTAGTGCAAATTTAGGCTTAAGAAGCCAAATAGAGTGTTTATGTCAAAGCTATCAATGTGAACTTTTACTAGCCCCACTTGAGTATTGCTCAGATAATGCTTTGATGATAGCAAGGGCAGCTTGTGAAGCTTATGAGCGTAAAGAATTTGCAAGTATTGAAGATGATCTTATAAGCCCTAAAGTCAAAAATTTACAAGGTGTGTTATGA
- the dxr gene encoding 1-deoxy-D-xylulose-5-phosphate reductoisomerase yields the protein MIILGSTGSIGVNTLFIAKENNIAIEALSCGKNIKLFNEQIAIFKPKFVCIQDEKDKVLINHGKVFCGQDGLKAMIAECKSSLVVNAIVGFAGLNSSLMAQKLGKTLALANKESLVVAGKFFDTSKIKAIDSEHAALKCLIDKRKDIKKLFITASGGAFYKYKIKDLKNVSVKEALKHPNWSMGAKITIDSASMCNKLFEVIEAYHLYGIKQIDALIERKSLVHALCEFKDGGISAYFSHANMRLSIAQAILNKHSKSFIENLDLLTMSSLKFEKISLKKYPIFSLKDELLKEPDLGVIINSANEYMVYQFLAQKAQFLDIARGIFKSLDHFGVPKINQIEDVFEYDKQVRLYLDKEMK from the coding sequence ATGATTATTCTTGGAAGTACAGGAAGCATAGGGGTTAATACTCTTTTTATTGCTAAAGAAAACAATATAGCTATAGAGGCTTTATCTTGTGGTAAAAATATTAAGCTTTTTAATGAGCAAATAGCTATTTTTAAGCCTAAATTTGTATGTATTCAAGATGAAAAAGATAAAGTTTTGATTAATCATGGTAAGGTTTTTTGTGGTCAAGATGGCTTAAAGGCGATGATAGCTGAGTGCAAAAGCTCTTTGGTAGTAAATGCTATAGTAGGTTTTGCTGGCTTAAATTCAAGTCTTATGGCTCAAAAACTTGGTAAAACTTTAGCTCTAGCTAACAAAGAAAGCTTAGTGGTAGCAGGGAAATTTTTTGATACCTCTAAAATCAAAGCCATAGATAGCGAGCATGCAGCGCTAAAGTGCTTGATAGATAAAAGAAAAGATATTAAAAAGCTTTTCATCACAGCAAGTGGTGGAGCTTTTTATAAATATAAAATTAAAGATTTAAAAAATGTTAGTGTAAAAGAAGCTCTTAAGCATCCTAACTGGAGTATGGGAGCTAAGATCACCATAGATAGTGCTAGTATGTGCAATAAACTTTTTGAAGTCATCGAAGCTTATCATCTTTATGGTATTAAACAAATAGATGCTTTAATAGAAAGAAAATCTTTAGTGCATGCTTTGTGCGAGTTTAAAGATGGTGGTATAAGTGCTTATTTTTCTCATGCAAATATGCGTTTATCTATCGCTCAAGCGATTTTAAATAAACATAGTAAAAGTTTTATAGAAAATTTAGATTTATTAACTATGTCAAGTTTAAAATTTGAGAAAATTAGTTTAAAAAAATACCCTATATTTTCACTTAAAGATGAACTTTTAAAAGAGCCTGATTTAGGTGTGATTATTAATAGTGCAAATGAATATATGGTGTATCAATTTTTAGCTCAAAAAGCACAATTTTTAGATATAGCTAGAGGAATTTTTAAATCATTAGATCATTTTGGAGTGCCAAAGATTAACCAAATTGAAGATGTATTTGAGTATGACAAACAAGTGAGGCTTTATTTAGATAAGGAAATGAAGTGA
- a CDS encoding M99 family carboxypeptidase catalytic domain-containing protein: MRLFLSILVFVNVVFALEFSVKENGKSLDDNNTVLILGGMQGDEPGGFHAASLLLSDYNITKGKIIVAPNLAFESIIARNRGNFGDLNRKFAYIDENDPDFHTIERIKKLILDPEVNMVINLHDGSGFYRPQYESKDKNPNRWGNTSIIDQSEVNSTKYADLENIAKEAVENINKALIKEEHQYHLKNTKTQESNDKDMLKALTYFVVSNHKAAFANEASKNLPTHLRVYYHLLAVEYYLKKANIEFQRTFDLTPNGVYNAIEKPLEVKLFNDKILLYLDKPANAINFLPFPINQALNYKASNEITAVVLNSNSFSINYGNRLQTRLYPDYFEFSNALDSVEVIVDGKNIKTNFAQKIMVKNNFKIPSIAGVRVNVIGFDRGVDESDILISKNQMQSRYSLDKKRKIYRVEFYELKNANLADQVFEKKNNFKEIKKVSIPAKAIEKAEKKDKFIGMILVEFQ, translated from the coding sequence GTGAGATTATTTTTAAGTATTTTAGTTTTTGTAAATGTTGTTTTTGCTTTGGAATTTAGTGTTAAGGAAAATGGAAAAAGTTTAGATGATAACAATACAGTTTTAATTCTTGGAGGTATGCAAGGAGATGAGCCAGGTGGCTTTCATGCTGCTAGTCTACTTTTGAGTGATTATAATATTACTAAAGGCAAAATCATCGTTGCACCAAATTTAGCTTTTGAAAGTATTATCGCTAGAAATAGAGGAAATTTTGGCGATTTAAATAGAAAGTTTGCTTATATAGATGAAAATGATCCAGATTTTCATACTATAGAGCGTATAAAAAAGTTGATTTTAGATCCTGAAGTTAATATGGTTATAAATTTACACGATGGAAGTGGTTTTTATAGACCACAATATGAAAGCAAAGATAAAAATCCAAATCGCTGGGGTAATACTAGCATCATTGATCAAAGCGAAGTAAATTCTACCAAATACGCAGACTTAGAAAATATAGCTAAAGAGGCAGTAGAAAACATTAATAAAGCTTTAATCAAAGAAGAACATCAATATCATTTAAAAAATACCAAAACTCAAGAAAGTAATGATAAAGATATGTTAAAGGCTTTGACATATTTTGTTGTTTCAAACCACAAAGCTGCTTTTGCAAATGAGGCAAGTAAAAATTTACCAACTCATTTAAGGGTGTATTATCATCTTTTAGCGGTGGAGTATTATTTAAAAAAAGCAAATATAGAATTTCAAAGAACTTTTGATTTAACTCCAAATGGGGTTTATAATGCCATTGAAAAACCTTTAGAAGTAAAACTTTTTAATGATAAAATCTTGCTTTATCTTGATAAGCCAGCCAATGCTATAAATTTTTTACCTTTTCCTATTAACCAAGCTTTAAATTATAAGGCAAGTAATGAAATTACAGCTGTTGTTTTAAATTCAAATTCATTTTCAATAAATTATGGAAATCGTTTGCAAACTAGATTGTATCCTGATTATTTTGAATTTTCAAATGCCCTAGATAGTGTTGAAGTGATAGTAGATGGTAAAAACATAAAAACTAATTTTGCTCAAAAGATCATGGTAAAAAATAACTTTAAAATTCCTTCTATTGCTGGTGTAAGAGTGAATGTTATAGGATTTGATAGGGGTGTTGATGAAAGTGATATTTTAATTAGTAAAAATCAAATGCAAAGTCGTTATTCTTTAGATAAAAAAAGAAAAATTTATAGAGTGGAATTTTATGAGTTAAAAAATGCGAATTTAGCTGATCAAGTTTTTGAGAAAAAGAATAACTTCAAAGAGATTAAAAAAGTAAGTATACCTGCAAAAGCTATAGAAAAAGCAGAGAAGAAAGATAAATTTATCGGTATGATTTTGGTAGAATTTCAATGA
- a CDS encoding phosphatidate cytidylyltransferase: MFSKTRILSAIVMIAVIAVIALVDNFLINFAIFGVLLFLAFNESKAMFKSKYASVFVALCIFAIGVFLDKPFFIGLLALILILGYLVYKKSENLNELMPYIYPTLPILMLYQVLSYEGMFVLFWLIVIVVACDSGAYFIGKLIGERAFSPTSPNKTLEGVVGGIVCAGILGTIIGSFEFSVVKSIYISLVVAVFAVIGDLLESYFKRQAGIKDSGNLIPGHGGVLDRIDAVIIAAFAMATLV, from the coding sequence ATGTTTTCAAAGACAAGAATTTTAAGTGCTATTGTGATGATAGCTGTGATAGCTGTGATAGCTTTGGTAGATAATTTTTTAATTAATTTTGCAATTTTTGGTGTTTTATTGTTTTTAGCATTTAATGAATCAAAAGCTATGTTTAAAAGCAAATATGCAAGTGTTTTTGTAGCTTTATGTATTTTTGCAATAGGGGTGTTTTTAGATAAACCTTTCTTTATAGGTCTTTTAGCTTTGATTTTGATTTTGGGATATTTAGTTTATAAAAAAAGTGAAAATTTAAATGAACTTATGCCTTATATTTATCCAACTTTACCTATTTTAATGCTTTATCAAGTATTAAGTTATGAGGGTATGTTTGTATTATTTTGGCTTATAGTGATTGTTGTTGCTTGTGATAGTGGAGCATATTTTATAGGAAAGTTAATTGGCGAGAGAGCTTTTTCTCCAACAAGTCCAAATAAAACTCTAGAAGGGGTTGTAGGAGGGATAGTTTGTGCAGGAATTTTAGGAACTATAATAGGTTCTTTTGAATTTAGTGTGGTAAAAAGTATTTATATATCTTTGGTTGTAGCTGTTTTTGCTGTGATAGGAGATTTGCTTGAAAGTTATTTTAAAAGACAAGCAGGCATTAAAGATAGTGGTAATTTAATCCCAGGACATGGCGGAGTTTTAGACAGAATTGATGCTGTTATCATTGCAGCATTTGCAATGGCAACTTTGGTATGA